A genomic region of Candidatus Dependentiae bacterium contains the following coding sequences:
- a CDS encoding beta-propeller fold lactonase family protein, producing the protein MILMVLYHYQQYTGLAFSPDGNCVVVANFFSNTLTVLTRAPNTCNFAITATVVGSVANGLSNPSSVAISQNGCVIVTNSGSNTVSVFTLIGVNDICTLAFVGVVPTGGTGPTASQFTSDGNCLIVANFNSNNLSVFQVDPNCVLQTPATLVGTGGLVNPNSIALSPDNRCIAVGNSGANTIAQYSITEANNVCTVTALPTSPLQGANLAIPRSVIYSTDGGCLFAANQGSVTGVNGLSIFRSLNSLIVTVTPSSEQTRFYTIKVNGAVPGNTVIVYDNGNIIGIGIAENDGSFTLTLQLSVGNHNITAAQKSTTCCTGDQSAAVALVVS; encoded by the coding sequence TTGATCCTAATGGTTTTATACCATTACCAGCAGTATACAGGTTTAGCTTTTTCACCTGACGGTAATTGTGTTGTTGTTGCTAATTTTTTTAGTAACACTCTTACAGTATTAACTCGCGCTCCTAACACCTGTAATTTTGCTATTACTGCTACTGTAGTTGGCAGTGTTGCTAATGGGCTTAGTAACCCAAGTAGTGTAGCTATATCACAAAATGGATGTGTTATTGTTACTAATTCTGGCTCTAATACTGTCTCAGTATTTACTTTAATAGGAGTTAATGATATCTGTACGCTTGCATTTGTTGGAGTAGTGCCTACAGGTGGAACTGGTCCTACTGCGTCCCAGTTTACTTCTGATGGTAATTGTCTTATTGTTGCTAATTTTAATAGTAATAATTTATCAGTGTTTCAAGTTGATCCTAACTGTGTATTACAAACTCCTGCTACACTAGTAGGTACTGGTGGTCTTGTAAATCCAAATAGTATAGCTCTTTCACCTGACAATAGATGTATAGCTGTTGGTAACTCCGGTGCTAATACTATTGCACAATACTCTATTACAGAGGCTAATAATGTCTGTACGGTTACTGCTTTACCTACATCGCCGCTTCAAGGTGCTAATTTAGCTATACCAAGATCAGTGATATATTCAACTGATGGTGGTTGCTTGTTTGCAGCCAATCAAGGAAGTGTTACAGGAGTTAATGGTTTGTCGATATTTAGATCTCTCAATTCCCTTATAGTTACCGTTACGCCGTCTAGTGAGCAAACCCGCTTTTATACAATAAAAGTAAATGGGGCAGTGCCTGGTAATACAGTGATTGTATATGATAATGGTAACATCATTGGTATTGGTATAGCAGAAAATGATGGGAGCTTTACTTTAACGCTTCAATTATCTGTTGGTAATCATAACATTACTGCTGCTCAAAAAAGCACTACTTGTTGCACAGGTGATCAAAGTGCTGCTGTAGCTCTGGTAGTTAGTTAA
- a CDS encoding HAD hydrolase-like protein: MIKTFYILLLSSILFVARAQESEQLDCASTVIAFDLHGVVFKTSPSKVSVCLRNFPNKWLMAKLLLNPRFWYNVVALRKQTEVAEDIYGRLSVLYPELAHYEKEFIEIANAQEVQQEVVGLIKELKKKQFKVYICSNIGSKTFVELEKQFPEVIGLFDGVYTTSQAHNYIQKPQPQFFNDFKQFVVAHEKGLSIADILLIDDKEYNTKSAQECGFKTLLFTTKKQFVSAMSKLMVG, translated from the coding sequence ATGATCAAAACTTTTTATATATTGTTATTATCGAGTATCTTATTTGTGGCTCGGGCACAAGAGAGTGAACAGTTAGATTGCGCAAGTACGGTTATTGCTTTTGATTTGCATGGCGTTGTATTTAAAACGTCACCAAGTAAAGTTTCTGTTTGTTTGCGTAACTTTCCAAATAAATGGCTTATGGCAAAGCTGCTTTTAAATCCGCGTTTTTGGTATAACGTAGTTGCTTTAAGAAAGCAGACTGAAGTTGCTGAAGATATTTATGGCCGTTTGAGTGTATTGTATCCTGAGCTTGCTCACTATGAAAAAGAATTTATAGAAATAGCTAATGCTCAAGAGGTTCAACAAGAAGTAGTAGGGCTTATTAAAGAGCTAAAGAAAAAACAGTTTAAAGTCTATATTTGTTCAAACATAGGTAGTAAAACTTTTGTTGAGCTTGAAAAACAATTTCCTGAAGTTATAGGATTATTTGATGGTGTTTATACTACGAGTCAAGCACATAATTATATTCAAAAACCGCAACCGCAATTTTTTAATGATTTTAAGCAGTTTGTAGTTGCTCATGAAAAAGGTTTGAGTATAGCTGACATTTTGCTTATAGATGACAAAGAGTATAACACTAAAAGTGCACAAGAGTGTGGCTTTAAAACACTCTTGTTTACAACAAAAAAGCAGTTTGTAAGCGCCATGAGTAAACTTATGGTTGGGTAG